A portion of the Bactrocera neohumeralis isolate Rockhampton chromosome 2, APGP_CSIRO_Bneo_wtdbg2-racon-allhic-juicebox.fasta_v2, whole genome shotgun sequence genome contains these proteins:
- the LOC126765734 gene encoding UNC93-like protein MFSD11 has protein sequence MDLKFVNVIILGFGFMFVFTAFQTMGNIEKTILDSIAKEDNNFTGDGYTSLAIIYTTFSLCNWLAPSFISFTGPRVAMLVGSLTYTLFMLVFLFPSNWLLYLSSGILGAGAAITWTGQGNFLARCSDLSTISRNSGVFWALLQCSMFFGNIFVYFQFQDKEHIDAATRSMVIGVLTALAVLGIVFLAALRPMEDNSVGTSEMQRQQQQHRTGWGSAVYALKSAGQLFITRDMLLLSVAFLYTGMELSFFSGVYGPSIGFTKKIHNTPKEIVGLAGICIGAGEVFGGGLFGILGKKTTRFGRDPIVIAGYVIHMIAFFLIFLNLPDNAPFKDTEDISYMDPPRAWIALLCAFMLGLGDACMNTQIYSMLGGVYVKNSVGAFALFKFTQSIAAAISFYYSSHLGLRAQLGILVVFGTIGTACFCIVEWAVKRRQRESPEDSRTVSQDSRSVSYDQ, from the exons aaAACTATTCTGGACAGTATTGCGAAGGAGGACAACAATTTTACCGGCGATGGCTATACCAGTTTGGCGATAATTTATACGACATTTTCGCTATGCAATTGGCTAGCGCCGTCCTTCATCTCATTCACAGGGCCACGGGTGGCCATGTTGGTGGGCTCGCTCACCTATAC GCTTTTCATGCTCGTCTTTCTGTTTCCCTCCAATTGGCTGCTCTACCTGTCGAGTGGCATTTTGGGTGCCGGTGCCGCCATCACTTGGACCGGTCAGGGTAACTTCTTGGCACGTTGCAGTGATCTCTCGACGATATCACGCAATTCGGGCGTCTTCTGGGCGCTACTGCAGTGCAGCATGTTTTTCGGCAACATCTTCGTCTACTTCCAATTCCAAGATAAGGAACATATTGACGCGGCCACACGCAGCATGGTCATTGGTGTGCTGACGGCTTTAGCTGTACTAGGTATAGTATTCCTGGCGGCATTGCGTCCCATGGAGGACAACTCGGTGGGCACGTCTGAAATGcagcgccagcaacaacaacatcgtaCTGGTTGGGGTAGCGCAGTGTATGCGCTCAAGTCGGCTGGACAACTTTTCATCACCCGAGATATGCTATTACTTAGCGTAGCTTTTCTCTACACCG GCATGGAATTGTCATTCTTTAGCGGCGTTTATGGACCCTCCATTGGTTTCACGAAGAAGATACACAACACACCAAAGGAAATAGTCGGCTTGGCTGGCATTTGTATAGGCGCTGGTGAGGTATTCGGTGGTGGTCTCTTCGGCATACTCGGCAAGAAGACAACACGCTTTGGTCGCGATCCCATCGTTATTGCCGGCTATGTCATACATATGATTGCATTCTTTCTGATATTCCTCAATTTGCCCGACAATGCGCCCTTCAAGGATACCGAAGACATCTCGTATATGGATCCGCCACGTGCTTGGATTGCTCTGTTATGCGCTTTCATGTTGGGCCTGGGCGATGCCTGCATGAATACACAGATCTACTCGATGTTGGGTGGTGTGTATGTGAAAAATTCCGTGGGCGCCTTCGCGCTCTTCAAATTCACGCAG TCAATTGCTGCGGCCATAAGCTTCTACTACTCCTCACACCTCGGCTTGCGCGCTCAATTGGGTATATTGGTTGTTTTCGGCACAATAGGCACAGCCTGCTTCTGCATCGTGGAATGGGCGGTGAAGCGACGACAACGAGAATCTCCGGAAGACTCCAGAACTGTCTCGCAAGACTCGCGTTCCGTTTCATATGATCAATAA